In one window of Leifsonia sp. NPDC080035 DNA:
- a CDS encoding MFS transporter, with the protein MNIAELIAGSRMSRFQIMAIVVAIVLTVLEGYDTAMMVFAAPYVTKEFASSSSMIGVVLSGALIGMVIGSILVAPLADRIGRRRIAIVGTVIVLAGMLIAPFATDMAGILLSRIVTGLGVGALISVVGVIASEYSNRRAYPVVMAVYAAGINIGAVIGAIVIGPLLPSLGWRFAFWAGVVLSAIALILAIVAFPESIAWLAARRQPGTLDRVNRMLARMGHPALPELPANQRGQREHTGALRIVFSKRLIAQTLLMMVGYIAFLLVFYFANSWAPNTLAQATQVPSYAAPTTLSLGLGGVIGNLVFGFISKRVNPRILTPIFLVIGAIGLAVFGSIETMIPLAFVDIFAASFFFSAGVVGFYQIVPLMYPTLARATGYGIVAGAGRIGGIASPILAGAAFDAGIPVSTVFLIFSLPLVFSALTVVALAILEKAQRARAATAESLDPADGIELQPEPAP; encoded by the coding sequence ATGAACATCGCTGAATTGATTGCCGGCTCTCGGATGAGCCGGTTCCAGATCATGGCCATCGTGGTGGCCATCGTCCTGACCGTCCTCGAGGGCTACGACACCGCCATGATGGTGTTCGCCGCTCCCTACGTGACGAAGGAGTTCGCCTCCTCGTCGAGCATGATCGGCGTCGTGCTCTCCGGCGCGCTGATCGGCATGGTGATCGGCTCGATCCTCGTGGCGCCCCTCGCCGACCGGATCGGGCGGCGACGCATCGCGATCGTCGGCACCGTGATCGTTCTGGCCGGGATGCTGATCGCACCCTTCGCGACCGACATGGCCGGGATCCTGCTCTCGCGGATCGTGACCGGCCTGGGCGTCGGGGCCCTGATCTCGGTGGTCGGGGTCATCGCATCCGAGTACTCCAACCGGCGCGCGTATCCCGTGGTGATGGCGGTCTACGCGGCGGGCATCAACATCGGCGCCGTCATCGGCGCGATCGTGATCGGGCCGCTGCTGCCGTCGCTCGGCTGGAGGTTCGCGTTCTGGGCGGGCGTCGTGCTGTCGGCGATCGCGCTCATCCTCGCGATCGTGGCGTTCCCCGAGTCCATCGCCTGGCTGGCCGCGCGGCGGCAGCCGGGGACACTCGACCGGGTGAACCGCATGCTCGCGCGGATGGGGCACCCCGCCCTCCCGGAGCTGCCCGCGAACCAGCGGGGGCAGCGCGAGCACACGGGCGCGCTGCGCATCGTCTTCTCGAAGCGGTTGATCGCCCAGACGCTCCTGATGATGGTCGGCTACATCGCCTTCCTGCTGGTGTTCTACTTCGCCAACTCGTGGGCGCCGAACACGCTGGCGCAGGCCACCCAGGTGCCGTCCTACGCCGCGCCGACGACCCTGTCGCTCGGCCTCGGCGGCGTGATCGGGAACCTGGTGTTCGGCTTCATCTCCAAGCGGGTCAATCCGCGCATCCTGACCCCGATCTTCCTGGTCATCGGCGCGATCGGCCTCGCCGTCTTCGGTTCGATCGAGACCATGATCCCGCTGGCCTTCGTCGACATCTTCGCCGCCTCGTTCTTCTTCAGCGCCGGTGTGGTCGGCTTCTACCAGATCGTGCCGCTGATGTACCCGACGCTGGCCAGGGCGACGGGGTACGGGATCGTCGCCGGCGCCGGCCGGATCGGCGGCATCGCGTCGCCGATCCTCGCCGGGGCCGCGTTCGACGCCGGCATCCCGGTGTCGACGGTGTTCCTGATCTTCTCGCTGCCCTTGGTCTTCTCAGCTCTGACGGTGGTCGCGCTGGCGATCCTCGAGAAGGCGCAGCGCGCCCGTGCCGCCACGGCGGAGTCCCTCGACCCCGCCGACGGTATCGAGCTCCAACCCGAACCGGCGCCGTGA
- a CDS encoding 3-carboxyethylcatechol 2,3-dioxygenase: MTLAVAALSHAPSYENVDPGGSTLAEINSAIGEVRGFVADFDPEVVVVFGPDHFNGQLYSLITPWAVGAQASGVGDYGTTAGPLPVDSDTARELHRLVLEQGIDIGRSERMTVDHGVVQPLDFVFGKRFTQPIVPVFVNSVGAPLTPMSRVRLMGEAFGRAAQELDKRVLFIASGGISHNPPIPRWEGAPGTLQERLIEYAPTKEERFEREQNIITAIQAVADGKAPSDPLNEEWDTLLLDTFRSGDLSSVDDWQNDWFVAEGGSAAHEMRSWIAAYSALGTAGSYSLPIDHYWAVKGWASGFAIQAARTA, translated from the coding sequence ATGACCCTGGCCGTCGCAGCACTGTCGCACGCCCCCTCCTACGAGAACGTCGATCCGGGCGGGAGCACGCTCGCGGAGATCAACTCCGCGATCGGGGAGGTCCGCGGCTTCGTCGCCGACTTCGACCCCGAGGTGGTGGTGGTCTTCGGGCCCGACCACTTCAACGGCCAGCTCTACTCGCTGATCACCCCTTGGGCGGTCGGAGCGCAGGCGAGCGGCGTCGGCGACTACGGCACGACGGCGGGGCCGCTCCCGGTCGACTCCGACACGGCGAGGGAGCTGCACCGCCTCGTGCTCGAGCAGGGGATCGACATCGGCCGGTCCGAGCGGATGACAGTCGACCACGGGGTCGTGCAGCCGCTTGACTTCGTGTTCGGGAAACGGTTCACCCAGCCGATCGTCCCGGTGTTCGTCAACTCGGTCGGCGCTCCGCTGACGCCGATGTCCCGTGTCCGCCTGATGGGGGAGGCGTTCGGCAGGGCCGCGCAGGAGCTGGACAAGCGGGTGCTGTTCATCGCCTCCGGCGGGATCTCTCACAACCCGCCGATCCCGCGCTGGGAGGGTGCCCCCGGAACCCTGCAGGAGCGCCTCATCGAGTACGCCCCAACGAAGGAGGAGCGGTTCGAGCGCGAGCAGAACATCATCACCGCGATCCAGGCGGTCGCGGACGGGAAGGCTCCCTCGGACCCGCTGAACGAGGAGTGGGACACCCTCCTGCTGGACACCTTCCGCTCGGGTGACCTGAGCAGCGTCGACGACTGGCAGAACGACTGGTTCGTCGCCGAGGGCGGGAGCGCCGCGCACGAGATGCGCAGCTGGATCGCGGCATACTCGGCCCTCGGCACGGCCGGCTCCTACTCGCTGCCGATCGACCACTATTGGGCGGTGAAGGGCTGGGCGTCCGGCTTCGCGATCCAGGCTGCGCGCACGGCATGA
- a CDS encoding alpha/beta hydrolase has translation MSRMVTFWEAVADLPHRLQYIEVGPWLTRVLDVGGGDDVVVLANGTSGHIEAWTQNIRALVEAGFRVVAYDYPGHGYTTPTDHDLEIPEYEEHLLGLITAMRLGRVHLAGESLGGWIAVKFAAHHPHKLRSLILSAPGGRVVGEQQVDKAQSVSMRAVTDPTFENVKKRLQVVIHDPEKITDELVRVRKAIYSQDPTGENMAHISVLRQPETRWRNRVTDEDFAAIPVPTLFVWTDHEPTGDADEGRRLAALIPRGEFLLVEDAAHWPQWEDPDAFNAAAVDFLSRNRRNA, from the coding sequence ATGAGCCGCATGGTCACGTTCTGGGAGGCGGTCGCCGACCTCCCGCACCGGCTCCAGTACATCGAGGTGGGGCCGTGGCTGACCCGGGTGCTCGACGTCGGGGGCGGGGACGACGTGGTCGTCCTCGCCAACGGCACGAGCGGGCACATCGAGGCCTGGACGCAGAACATCCGCGCCCTGGTGGAGGCCGGCTTCCGGGTGGTCGCCTACGACTACCCGGGCCACGGCTACACGACGCCCACCGACCACGACCTCGAGATCCCCGAATACGAGGAGCACCTGCTCGGCCTGATCACCGCCATGCGGCTGGGGCGCGTCCACCTGGCGGGCGAGTCCCTCGGCGGCTGGATCGCCGTGAAGTTCGCGGCGCACCATCCGCACAAGCTGCGTTCGCTCATCCTGAGCGCGCCCGGCGGTCGGGTGGTCGGCGAGCAGCAGGTCGACAAGGCGCAGTCGGTGAGCATGCGCGCGGTGACCGACCCCACGTTCGAGAACGTGAAGAAGCGGCTGCAGGTGGTCATCCACGACCCGGAGAAGATCACGGACGAGCTGGTCCGGGTGCGCAAGGCGATCTACAGCCAGGATCCGACCGGCGAGAACATGGCGCACATCTCGGTGCTGCGCCAGCCGGAGACCCGCTGGCGCAACCGGGTGACCGACGAGGACTTCGCCGCGATCCCCGTGCCGACCCTCTTCGTCTGGACGGACCACGAACCCACCGGCGATGCGGACGAGGGCAGACGCCTCGCCGCCCTGATCCCGCGTGGCGAGTTCCTCCTCGTCGAGGACGCCGCGCACTGGCCGCAATGGGAGGACCCGGACGCGTTCAACGCCGCCGCCGTCGACTTCCTCTCCCGCAACAGGAGGAACGCATGA
- a CDS encoding fumarylacetoacetate hydrolase family protein, whose protein sequence is MTENPTPDTATIRAIARELHDARVGVYTVPYVSPRLPERDLEAAYAISAELAALRERELGVRRVGRKVGLTNAKVQARVGIDEPDYGIIHDDMVYRSGVRLPASAFNFLRIEAEVAFVLKDDVLDADLAAIAAAVDYVTPAFEVVDFRYEGEVGQIVDTIADNAGCSGIVLGEERHPYGTIDLTSVELVIATADGDEITRGVGSNVLGDPINAIAWLAQTAIRVGEPLRAGEVLLSGSIGYIEPWPPDVECIATITGLGRVTATLDSKG, encoded by the coding sequence ATGACCGAGAACCCGACGCCGGACACGGCGACGATCCGCGCGATCGCGCGCGAGCTGCACGACGCGCGGGTCGGCGTCTACACGGTGCCGTATGTCAGTCCGCGCCTGCCGGAGCGCGACCTGGAGGCCGCGTACGCGATCTCGGCCGAACTCGCCGCGCTCCGCGAACGCGAGCTCGGCGTGCGGCGCGTCGGCCGGAAGGTCGGCCTGACGAACGCGAAGGTGCAGGCCCGCGTCGGCATCGACGAGCCGGACTACGGCATCATCCACGACGACATGGTCTACCGCTCCGGCGTCCGGCTGCCCGCGTCCGCGTTCAACTTCCTGCGGATCGAGGCCGAGGTCGCCTTCGTGCTGAAGGACGACGTCCTCGACGCCGACCTCGCCGCGATCGCGGCTGCGGTCGACTACGTGACGCCGGCGTTCGAGGTGGTCGACTTCCGCTACGAAGGGGAGGTCGGGCAGATCGTGGACACGATCGCCGACAACGCGGGATGCAGCGGAATCGTCCTCGGCGAGGAGCGGCACCCGTACGGCACCATCGACCTGACGAGCGTCGAGCTGGTCATCGCGACGGCGGACGGGGACGAGATCACGCGCGGTGTCGGCAGCAACGTGCTCGGCGACCCGATCAACGCCATCGCCTGGCTGGCGCAGACCGCCATCCGGGTCGGCGAACCGCTGCGCGCCGGCGAGGTGCTGCTGTCCGGCTCCATCGGCTACATCGAGCCCTGGCCGCCGGACGTGGAGTGCATCGCGACCATCACCGGACTGGGCCGCGTGACCGCGACCCTCGACTCGAAAGGCTAG
- a CDS encoding nuclear transport factor 2 family protein: MPERSYGVDPAIRTEIEQLISELLYRLDHDQADTTWELYTEDAETVGPLGPMRGRDAVKAWGAKRALQTDIVGRHFIGGIRLAWDAGVLTGTVAYLTFRDSAEDVLTPASVGEFREQYRLVDGEWRFARREIVPVFGGANAAAHARRLAEATEATETGDAR, encoded by the coding sequence ATGCCCGAACGCAGCTATGGCGTGGATCCCGCCATCCGCACCGAGATCGAACAGCTCATCTCCGAGCTCCTCTATCGGCTGGATCACGATCAGGCCGACACGACCTGGGAGCTCTACACGGAGGACGCCGAGACGGTCGGACCGCTCGGACCGATGAGGGGCCGCGACGCCGTGAAGGCGTGGGGCGCGAAGCGCGCGCTGCAGACCGACATCGTCGGGCGGCACTTCATCGGCGGGATCCGGCTCGCCTGGGATGCGGGAGTGCTGACCGGCACGGTCGCCTACCTGACGTTCCGCGACTCCGCTGAGGATGTGCTCACGCCGGCCAGCGTGGGCGAGTTCCGCGAGCAGTACCGGCTGGTCGACGGCGAGTGGCGCTTCGCCCGCCGTGAGATCGTCCCCGTGTTCGGCGGCGCGAACGCCGCAGCGCACGCCCGGCGCCTGGCGGAGGCCACAGAAGCCACGGAGACGGGCGACGCTCGATGA
- a CDS encoding aldolase/citrate lyase family protein, translating to MKTDDIGADAVPRHAPALLHQAMNSQAAGEFVSAAGYDGRIIDLQHGEVGLDDACRLLRSIPREHGRYAYARVGSIDAAPILRLLDSGARGIIAPTVETAAQAAALVAATKYPPLGGRSLGPTRPALYPGDDYTAAGNRSASAIVQIETRAGYENVDDILAVEGLDSVYIGPADLAVSYGLPGRGDWDDGPVRAAIEDLAVRVRAAGLTLGCYAASPAYARGLIADGLVDYVGLGIDLVFLNHAAQSAIHALRSTT from the coding sequence ATGAAGACGGACGACATCGGCGCGGACGCCGTCCCTCGGCACGCCCCGGCGCTGCTCCACCAGGCGATGAACTCGCAGGCCGCGGGGGAGTTCGTGTCGGCGGCCGGCTACGACGGCAGGATCATCGACCTCCAGCACGGCGAGGTCGGCCTGGACGACGCGTGCCGGCTGCTGCGTTCCATCCCGCGGGAGCACGGCCGGTACGCGTACGCGCGTGTCGGTTCCATCGATGCCGCGCCGATCCTGCGCCTGCTCGACTCGGGCGCGCGCGGCATCATCGCGCCGACCGTGGAGACGGCGGCGCAGGCCGCTGCTCTGGTCGCCGCCACGAAGTACCCGCCGCTCGGCGGCAGGAGCCTGGGTCCGACGCGTCCCGCGCTCTACCCGGGCGACGACTACACAGCCGCCGGCAACCGGTCGGCGTCCGCGATCGTGCAGATCGAGACGCGCGCCGGCTACGAGAACGTCGACGACATCCTCGCGGTCGAGGGGCTGGATTCGGTCTACATCGGGCCGGCCGACCTGGCGGTGAGCTACGGACTCCCCGGCCGCGGCGACTGGGACGACGGCCCCGTCCGCGCGGCGATCGAGGACCTCGCGGTCCGCGTGCGCGCCGCCGGACTCACCCTCGGCTGCTACGCGGCCTCCCCCGCCTACGCGCGAGGCCTCATCGCCGACGGGCTGGTCGACTACGTCGGCCTCGGCATCGACCTCGTCTTCCTGAACCACGCGGCGCAGTCCGCCATCCATGCACTGAGGAGCACCACATGA
- a CDS encoding bifunctional 3-(3-hydroxy-phenyl)propionate/3-hydroxycinnamic acid hydroxylase: protein MTAIPFPPATDGFDTDGFDTDVAVIGAGPVGLTLANLLGQQGVATVVLEAGAELIDYPRAVGVDDEALRVMQTIGLVHEVLPHTIPDQKIYMINGERTIIGEVDPRMREFGWPRRNGFVQPLVDRVLLDGLDRFACVQVRFGSEAVDTVQDAEGVTVAVAGGPAVRARYVVAADGGSSPTRKRLGIPFTGETRENRGLVIDVRNDPIGTPHAVFGGDPDRGYGTIALPHGIRRWEFELFPHEDEALVEDDAFVFGLLANHTPDPAGLDIIRRRVYTHHARIAERFREGRILLAGDAAHVMPVVGGQGWNSGIRDAVNLGWKLASVVRGHAGPELLDTYESERMIHVTQIVAVSLSMANEMTDTDRERARARDEAAARRTPEEQAQVRDQRFKPQPAYDGGVVLRTPAPEFKTLPARVVDRAAGTLFPQPAVRSAGGDERLLDDATGQGWRILAWNNDPAAFLSPASLVAAESVGARLVQVVPAVQQSWAGEHCAPSTVVVGDLGALQAWFDARPTGAVILRPDHVIAAECLAQELDETLRQVFALAGLGDREPVGAGPVSAG from the coding sequence ATGACAGCCATCCCGTTCCCGCCCGCCACCGACGGGTTCGATACCGACGGGTTCGATACCGACGTCGCCGTCATCGGCGCGGGGCCGGTCGGCCTGACGCTGGCCAACCTGCTGGGCCAGCAGGGCGTCGCCACGGTCGTGCTCGAGGCCGGCGCCGAGCTCATCGACTACCCGCGCGCCGTCGGGGTGGACGATGAGGCGCTGCGCGTGATGCAGACCATCGGCCTGGTCCACGAGGTGCTCCCGCACACCATCCCGGACCAGAAGATCTACATGATCAACGGGGAGCGGACGATCATCGGCGAGGTGGACCCGCGCATGCGCGAGTTCGGCTGGCCGCGCCGCAACGGGTTCGTGCAGCCACTGGTCGACCGCGTCCTGCTGGACGGACTCGACCGGTTCGCGTGCGTGCAGGTGCGCTTCGGCTCGGAGGCGGTCGACACCGTCCAGGACGCCGAGGGCGTCACCGTCGCCGTCGCGGGCGGACCTGCCGTGCGTGCCCGCTACGTCGTCGCCGCCGACGGCGGCAGCTCGCCGACCAGGAAGCGGCTGGGGATCCCGTTCACCGGCGAGACCCGCGAGAACAGGGGCCTGGTCATCGACGTGCGCAACGACCCGATCGGCACGCCGCACGCGGTGTTCGGCGGCGACCCGGACCGCGGGTACGGCACGATCGCCTTGCCGCATGGGATCCGGCGGTGGGAGTTCGAGCTGTTCCCGCACGAGGACGAGGCGCTGGTGGAGGACGACGCGTTCGTGTTCGGGCTGCTGGCGAACCACACGCCCGACCCTGCGGGCCTCGACATCATCCGGCGCCGCGTCTACACGCACCACGCCCGGATCGCAGAGCGCTTCCGGGAGGGCAGGATTCTGCTCGCCGGTGACGCCGCCCACGTGATGCCGGTGGTCGGCGGGCAGGGCTGGAACTCGGGGATCCGCGACGCGGTCAACCTCGGCTGGAAGCTGGCCTCGGTCGTGCGTGGCCACGCCGGGCCGGAGCTGCTCGACACCTACGAGAGCGAGCGGATGATCCACGTGACGCAGATCGTGGCCGTCTCGCTGAGCATGGCGAACGAGATGACCGACACCGACCGGGAACGGGCGCGCGCCCGCGACGAGGCGGCGGCTCGCCGGACGCCGGAGGAGCAGGCCCAGGTCCGCGACCAGAGGTTCAAGCCGCAGCCCGCCTACGACGGCGGGGTGGTCCTCCGGACGCCGGCGCCCGAATTCAAGACGCTGCCTGCCCGTGTGGTCGATCGCGCGGCCGGCACCCTGTTCCCTCAGCCGGCGGTGCGGTCGGCGGGCGGCGACGAGCGGCTGCTCGACGACGCGACCGGCCAGGGCTGGCGCATCCTGGCCTGGAACAACGACCCGGCCGCGTTCCTGTCGCCCGCCTCGCTGGTGGCGGCGGAATCGGTCGGTGCGCGGCTCGTCCAGGTCGTCCCCGCCGTCCAGCAGTCCTGGGCGGGCGAACACTGCGCGCCGTCCACCGTGGTGGTCGGCGACCTGGGTGCGCTTCAGGCCTGGTTCGACGCGCGGCCGACGGGCGCCGTCATCCTCCGCCCCGACCACGTCATCGCCGCCGAGTGCCTCGCGCAGGAGCTGGACGAGACGCTGCGGCAGGTGTTCGCGCTCGCCGGGCTCGGGGACCGGGAGCCGGTCGGCGCCGGCCCGGTGTCGGCCGGGTGA
- a CDS encoding MarR family winged helix-turn-helix transcriptional regulator, with translation MTEPGREDAIARVHRELTLVGRRGTARVRRENEALSVVDRSLLTFIDEHPGCRAVDIAAHLQLNRSTVSRQLGALFGHDLVEAAAVESGGRGLSLRLTAAGRAALDASARSLLTTMTHRLGDWSEDDIERFAEMLERYNAAEE, from the coding sequence ATGACCGAGCCGGGACGAGAGGACGCCATCGCCCGCGTCCACCGCGAACTGACCCTCGTCGGCCGCCGGGGCACCGCCCGTGTGCGCCGGGAGAACGAGGCACTCTCGGTCGTCGACCGCTCGCTGCTGACGTTCATCGACGAGCACCCCGGCTGCCGCGCCGTAGACATCGCCGCGCACCTGCAACTGAACCGCTCGACGGTGTCCAGGCAGCTCGGAGCGCTCTTCGGTCACGACCTAGTGGAGGCGGCCGCGGTCGAGAGCGGCGGCCGCGGTCTCTCGCTGCGGCTCACAGCGGCCGGCCGCGCGGCCCTCGACGCCTCGGCGCGGAGCCTGCTCACCACGATGACGCACCGTCTCGGCGACTGGTCGGAGGACGACATCGAGCGTTTCGCCGAGATGCTCGAGCGCTACAACGCCGCCGAGGAGTAA
- a CDS encoding Dyp-type peroxidase encodes MTDRRVSRRGLLVGGAGLGIGAAAAAGVAGLVAGGGPPPEATPTALNGERTVPFHGRHQAGVTVAPPAHVSYAAVDLDPATDRAGLARLMRLLTDDAARLTQGRGPLADDEPELAGAPAGLTVTFGVGPGFVARAGAAAPAWLRPLPAFSVDRLDPAYCGGDLLIAVASDDPLTVVHATRMLLKDVRTFGSLRWQQTGFRRAAGSETPGSTMRNLFGQLDGTANPRPEDPDFASSLWCTAEPRWLAGGTSFVLRRIRMDLDGWDRLDRPSREQALGRTLRTGAPLTGSRETDDPDLQAVDAHGFPVIPAFAHVRRARSGREQIHRRGYTFTEPAGAAGLLFGSYQADVDAQFVPIQRRLDELDLLNRWTTPVGSAVFAIPPGWAPGGFVGETLLG; translated from the coding sequence ATGACGGATCGTCGCGTCTCCCGGCGCGGACTGCTCGTCGGCGGTGCGGGGCTCGGCATCGGCGCGGCCGCGGCCGCAGGCGTCGCTGGGTTGGTCGCGGGAGGCGGACCTCCGCCGGAGGCCACCCCGACGGCGCTGAACGGTGAGCGGACCGTCCCGTTCCACGGCCGGCATCAGGCGGGCGTCACCGTCGCACCGCCCGCCCACGTGAGCTACGCCGCGGTCGATCTGGACCCCGCGACCGACCGCGCCGGCCTCGCCCGTTTGATGCGGTTGCTCACCGACGACGCCGCACGACTGACCCAGGGTCGCGGCCCGCTGGCCGACGACGAGCCCGAGCTCGCCGGGGCGCCGGCGGGTCTGACCGTGACCTTCGGCGTCGGTCCGGGATTCGTCGCCCGGGCGGGAGCCGCGGCCCCGGCCTGGCTGCGTCCGCTTCCGGCCTTCTCCGTCGACCGGCTCGACCCGGCCTACTGCGGCGGTGACCTCCTGATCGCCGTCGCGTCGGACGATCCGCTCACCGTCGTGCACGCGACACGGATGCTGCTTAAAGATGTCCGGACGTTCGGCTCGCTCCGCTGGCAGCAGACCGGGTTCCGTCGCGCCGCCGGCTCGGAGACGCCGGGCAGCACGATGCGGAACCTGTTCGGACAGCTGGACGGCACGGCCAACCCACGGCCGGAGGACCCCGACTTCGCGTCGAGCCTGTGGTGCACCGCGGAGCCGCGGTGGCTGGCGGGAGGCACCTCGTTCGTCCTGAGGCGCATCCGCATGGACCTCGACGGCTGGGATCGACTCGACCGGCCCAGCCGCGAGCAGGCGTTGGGGCGAACGCTCCGCACCGGCGCGCCGCTCACCGGCTCGCGGGAGACGGACGATCCCGACCTGCAGGCGGTCGACGCGCACGGCTTCCCCGTCATCCCCGCCTTCGCGCACGTGCGCCGGGCACGCTCCGGCAGAGAGCAGATCCACCGCCGCGGCTACACCTTCACCGAGCCGGCCGGCGCGGCCGGCCTCCTGTTCGGGTCCTACCAGGCCGACGTGGATGCGCAGTTCGTTCCGATCCAGCGCCGCCTCGACGAGCTGGACCTGCTGAACCGGTGGACGACCCCGGTCGGGTCCGCGGTGTTCGCGATCCCGCCGGGATGGGCGCCGGGCGGGTTCGTCGGCGAGACGCTTCTGGGCTGA
- a CDS encoding copper chaperone PCu(A)C produces the protein MRPLTRVTAAIAGIVLLSALTACASSAPTAHRSTPPPAPLTVVDGWVKAADSGMTSAFAALENHGTAPVTVVAARSSAAESVQLHETVQDPMGSSSMKEAKAGFAVPAHGSLVLAPGGRHIMLMGLTGPVEPGDSVTITLTLDDGRTVPFTATAKAYSGADESYDGGMSATPTPGSDG, from the coding sequence ATGCGCCCGCTCACCCGCGTCACCGCCGCGATCGCCGGCATCGTCCTCCTGTCCGCCCTCACCGCGTGCGCTTCATCCGCGCCCACCGCCCATCGGAGCACGCCACCGCCCGCCCCGCTGACCGTCGTCGACGGCTGGGTCAAGGCGGCCGACTCGGGCATGACGAGCGCCTTCGCCGCGCTGGAGAACCACGGCACTGCGCCGGTGACGGTGGTCGCGGCGCGCTCCTCCGCCGCCGAGTCCGTCCAGCTGCACGAGACCGTGCAGGACCCCATGGGGTCCTCGTCGATGAAGGAGGCGAAGGCCGGCTTCGCGGTGCCCGCCCACGGGTCGCTCGTGCTCGCCCCCGGCGGCAGGCACATCATGCTGATGGGACTGACCGGTCCCGTCGAGCCCGGCGACTCGGTGACGATCACACTGACCCTGGACGACGGCCGGACCGTCCCGTTCACGGCCACCGCCAAGGCGTACAGCGGCGCGGACGAGTCGTACGACGGCGGCATGAGCGCGACCCCGACGCCCGGTAGCGACGGATGA
- a CDS encoding winged helix DNA-binding protein, with product MAPASTSRQAALEVRLAFARLRRRLREVSTGDGALSALQASVIARVGKGEASMAAELARLEVVRPQSMATTLAALESAGLIARSPDPADGRRQVITLTEAGEAVEGGILGERHEWLAAVIEERLDEDERRTLIAAAELLNRLSAS from the coding sequence ATGGCTCCCGCATCCACATCCCGGCAGGCGGCGCTCGAGGTGCGTCTCGCGTTCGCGCGACTGCGTCGACGGCTGCGCGAGGTCTCGACGGGCGATGGCGCCCTGTCCGCTCTGCAGGCGTCCGTGATCGCGCGCGTCGGCAAGGGCGAGGCCTCGATGGCCGCCGAGCTGGCACGCCTCGAGGTGGTCCGGCCGCAGTCGATGGCCACCACGCTGGCCGCGCTCGAGAGCGCAGGACTGATCGCCCGGTCGCCGGATCCGGCCGACGGGCGACGCCAGGTGATCACCCTCACCGAGGCGGGCGAGGCCGTCGAGGGTGGCATCCTGGGTGAGCGGCACGAGTGGCTCGCCGCCGTCATCGAGGAGCGGCTCGACGAGGACGAGCGGCGGACGCTGATCGCCGCGGCGGAGCTCCTGAACAGGCTGAGCGCGTCGTGA